In Populus nigra chromosome 1, ddPopNigr1.1, whole genome shotgun sequence, one genomic interval encodes:
- the LOC133681099 gene encoding delta(3,5)-Delta(2,4)-dienoyl-CoA isomerase, peroxisomal — MEHYKTLHVFQKYPNSGVFQLNLNRTSQRNALSRDFFTEFPIALQSLDQNPNASVIVLSGTGDHFCSGIDIKTLNSIANDSGDRGRSGERLRRDIKFLQDAITAIERCRKPVIAAIKGACIGGGIDIVTACDIRYCSEDAFFSVKEVDLGLTADLGTLQRLPGIVGFGNAMELALTGRRFSGQEAKEFGLVSQVFGSNEELDEGVKIIAEGIAAKSPLAVTGTKAVLLRSRESSLEQGLDYVATWNSSMLVSDDLMEAVSAHLQKRKPAFSKL; from the exons ATGGAGCACTACAAAACTCTCCATGTATTCCAAAAATACCCAAACTCAGGTGTTTTCCAATTAAATCTCAACCGTACATCTCAGCGAAACGCCTTATCGCGTGATTTCTTCACTGAATTCCCGATTGCTCTCCAATCCCTCGACCAAAACCCTAACGCGTCCGTCATCGTCCTCTCCGGAACCGGCGACCATTTCTGCTCCGGTATCGacataaaaaccctaaactccATCGCCAACGATTCCGGCGATCGCGGACGATCCGGAGAGAGGCTACGGCGAGACATTAAGTTCCTGCAGGACGCGATCACGGCGATCGAGCGGTGCAGGAAGCCTGTGATCGCTGCGATAAAAGGAGCGTGTATCGGTGGCGGCATCGATATTGTGACAGCTTGTGACATTCGGTATTGTAGTGAAGATGCTTTTTTTTCGGTGAAGGAAGTTGATTTGGGGTTAACGGCTGATTTAGGGACGTTACAGAGGTTGCCGGGGATTGTTGGATTTGGTAATGCAATGGAATTGGCTTTGACTGGTCGGAGGTTCTCGGGTCAGGAAGCCAAggagtttggtttggtttctcaGGTTTTTGGATCTAACGAGGAATTGGATGAGGGTGTGAAAATCATCGCCGAGG GGATTGCAGCAAAGTCGCCTCTTGCTGTCACTGGGACAAAAGCCGTTCTATTAAGAAGTCGCGAATCCAGTTTGGAACAGGGATTGGATTATGTAGCGACTTGGAACTCTTCAATGCTGGTGTCTGATGATCTCATGGAGGCAGTCTCAGCACATTTACAGAAAAGAAAACCCGCCTTTTCGAAGCTTTGA
- the LOC133697921 gene encoding glycerophosphodiester phosphodiesterase GDPD1, chloroplastic-like, protein MALKAAHVSDVPKLDQVQENAALALCSSRLITQCVNIEGSDDTKRGFKFGKFVVMGHRGSGMNMLQSCDRRMKSIKENSILSFISASKLPLDFIEFDVQVTKDDCPVIFHDNFILTEHKGELIEKRVTDLTLDEFRSYGPQDEVGSEGKSLFKKTKDGRIFEWKVEEDAPFCALQEVFQRVDDTMGFNVELKFDDNIIYKEEELKHILQVILQVVFEHAKERPVMFSSFQPDAALLMRKLQSTYPVFFLTNGGSEIYTDVRRNSLDEAIKVCTEGGLQGIVSEVKAVFRNPGAVTRIKESKLSLITYGQLNNVPEVVHMQHLMGIEGVIVDLVHEITEAVSHFVDSAKDSEESGLFAEEGKIQVKTKPRFSSEELSFLMKLISEFIQS, encoded by the exons ATGGCTCTAAAAGCTGCTCATGTCTCCGATGTTCCAAAACTTGATCAAGTCCAAGAAAATGCAGCATTGGCCCTCTGTTCTTCCCGATTGATCACTCAAT GTGTGAATATTGAGGGAAGTGATGACACCAAGCGAGGATTTAAATTCGGAAAATTTGTGGTGATGGGACATAGAGGGAGTGGAATGAACATGTTACAATCTTGTGATCGGAGAATGAAATCCATCAAAGAGAATTCAATTCTCTCCTTCATTTCTGCTTCCAAGTTACCTCTGGATTTCATTGAATTCGACGTTCAG GTGACCAAAGATGACTGTCCAgtcattttccatgacaacTTCATCCTCACTGAACATAAG GGAGAACTTATTGAGAAGAGAGTTACTGACCTCACTTTAGATGAATTCCGTTCATATGGACCCCAAGATGAAGTTGGCAGT GAGGGGAAGTCcttatttaagaaaacaaaagatggGAGAATCTTTGAATGGAAAGTTGAAGAAGATGCTCCTTTTTGTGCACTGCAAGAGGTTTTCCAGAGAGTCGATGATACCATGGGCTTTAATGTTGAATTGAAGTTTGATGATAACATAATCTATAAAGAGGAAGAACTAAAACATATTCTTCAAGTAATTTTACAG GTGGTGTTTGAGCATGCCAAGGAGAGACCTGTAATGTTCTCAAGTTTTCAACCTGATGCAGCTCTGTTGATGAGGAAATTGCAGAGTACCTACCCT GTATTTTTCCTAACTAATGGAGGTTCAGAAATATACACGGATGTGAGAAGGAATTCCTTGGATGAGGCCATTAAGGTTTGCACAGAGGGTGGCCTCCAAGGAATAGTATCCGAAGTCAAAGCTGTCTTTAGAAATCCAGGAGCAGTAACAAGAATTAAAGAATCTAAGCTTTCCCTGATTACCTATGGCCAATTGAA TAATGTGCCAGAGGTGGTACACATGCAACACTTGATGGGCATTGAAGGAGTGATTGTTGACCTAGTTCACGAGATCACAGAGGCAGTCTCCCATTTTGTAGACTCTGCCAAAGATAGTGAAGAATCGGGCTTGTTTGCGGAGGAAGGGAAGATCCAAGTGAAAACAAAGCCTCGATTTTCAAGTGAAGAGCTCTCATTTCTGATGAAGCTGATATCTGAATTTATCCAGTCTTGA
- the LOC133680790 gene encoding serine/threonine-protein kinase PBS1-like codes for MGCFPCFDSREEEELNREKQSDDLKQTLPTVPSNISKLSSGSDRLRPRSNGGQSKRQLPSPKDAPGVNIAAQIFAFRELAAATKNFMPECFLGEGGFGRVYKGCLESTGQVVAIKQLDRNGLQGNREFLVEVLMLSLLHHPNLVNLIGYCADGDQRLLVYEFMPLGSLEDHLHDLPPEKEPLDWNTRMKIAAGAAKGLEYLHDKANPPVIYRDFKSSNILLEEGFHPKLSDFGLAKLGPTGDKSHVSTRVMGTYGYCAPEYAMTGQLTVKSDVYSFGVVFLELITGRKAIDSTQPHGEQNLVAWARPLFNDRRKFSKLADPRLQGRYPMRGLYQALAVASMCIQEQAAARPLIGDVVTALSYLANQAYEPNGHGHRGSGDRDEKRQRDERGGQLSRNEEGGGSGRRWDLDGSEKEDSPRETAKMLNRDLDRERAVAEAKMWGENWREKQRQNAQGSFDGSNG; via the exons ATGggctgttttccttgttttgATTCAAGGGAAGAAGAGGAGCTGAATCGAGAGAAACAATCTGATGATCTGAAGCAAACTTTGCCTACTGTTCCTTCTAACATCTCCAAGTTGTCTTCTg GATCTGACAGGCTCAGACCAAGAAGCAACGGAGGACAATCCAAAAGGCAATTGCCAAGTCCAAAGGATGCACCTGGTGTCAATATAGCTGCTCAAATTTTTGCTTTTCGTGAACTTGCAGCTGCAACCAAGAATTTTATGCCGGAGTGTTTCTTAGGTGAAGGGGGATTCGGACGTGTATATAAAGGGTGTCTTGAGAGCACTGGTCAG GTTGTTGCTATCAAACAATTGGATAGGAATGGCCTCCAGGGTAATAGGGAATTTCTAGTGGAGGTTCTCATGCTGAGCCTTTTACATCATCCAAACCTCGTGAACCTGATTGGCTATTGTGCTGATGGGGATCAGCGGCTCCTTGTCTATGAATTTATGCCCCTGGGATCATTGGAAGATCACCTTCACG ATCTTCCACCTGAGAAGGAACCACTAGATTGGAACACAAGAATGAAGATAGCGGCTGGTGCAGCCAAAGGTTTGGAATACCTGCATGATAAAGCAAACCCTCCTGTTATTTATCGGGATTTTAAGTCATCCAACATTTTACTGGAAGAAGGATTTCATCCAAAGCTTTCTGATTTTGGGCTTGCAAAGCTTGGCCCCACTGGGGACAAGTCACATGTTTCCACCAGGGTTATGGGCACTTATGGTTACTGTGCTCCTGAGTATGCCATGACAGGACAATTGACTGTAAAATCTGACGTCTACAGTTTTGGGGTAGTGTTCTTAGAGCTGATAACTGGTCGTAAAGCAATTGACAGCACTCAACCACACGGAGAACAGAACCTTGTCGCATGG GCACGTCCATTATTCAATGATCGCAGGAAATTCTCAAAATTGGCAGATCCACGACTGCAGGGACGTTATCCAATGAGAGGACTTTACCAGGCTCTAGCTGTGGCATCCATGTGCATCCAGGAGCAGGCTGCTGCGCGTCCTCTCATTGGGGATGTGGTCACCGCACTTTCTTATTTAGCAAACCAGGCTTATGAACCTAATGGTCACGGCCACAGAGGTTCAGGGGACAGGGATGAAAAAAGACAGAGAGATGAGAGAGGTGGACAGTTATCAAGGAATGAGGAAGGTGGAGGATCGGGACGCAGATGGGACTTGGATGGGTCCGAGAAAGAGGACTCACCAAGAGAAACTGCTAAGATGTTAAACAGGGATTTAGATAGAGAACGAGCAGTTGCTGAGGCCAAGATGTGGGGAGAAAATTGGAGAGAGAAACAACGCCAAAATGCTCAAGGAAGTTTTGATGGCAGTAATGGATAG
- the LOC133704671 gene encoding bidirectional sugar transporter SWEET15-like has translation MAVMNMQHPLAFTFGILGNIISFMVYLAPVPTFIRILRKKSTEDFQSLPYLVALFSSMLWLYYAMLKNDAILLVTINSFGCVIETIYIAIYIAYATRESRVSTIKLLLSMNMGLFSLILLLTHFLASGSTRVKALGWLCVAFSVCVFAAPLNIVKQIIRTKSVEFMPFTLSFFLTLSAVIWFAYGLFIKDMCVALPNILGFVLGLLQMLLYGIYRNAEKKKIPAENLKSIVILGTLGASEVYPVDAQPDVSAAEHDRTEESKENEKSMEASHDDLQSSECAV, from the exons ATGGCAGTGATGAACATGCAGCATCCCTTGGCATTTACATTCGGCATCCTCG GTAACATCATCTCATTCATGGTGTACCTGGCTCCAGT GCCAACATTTATCAggattttaaggaaaaaatcaaCAGAAGATTTCCAATCCTTGCCTTATCTCGTGGCATTGTTTAGTTCTATGCTTTGGCTCTACTATGCAATGCTCAAAAACGATGCAATTCTTCTTGTCACCATCAACTCATTTGGATGTGTCATAGAGACTATATACATTGCCATTTATATCGCTTATGCAACAAGAGAGAGCAGG GTCTCAACAATCAAATTGCTTCTTTCTATGAACATGGGGTTGTTCTCGTTGATCCTTCTCCTTACACATTTTCTTGCAAGTGGTTCAACTCGTGTCAAGGCTCTTGGTTGGCTTTGTGTTGCCTTCTCTGTATGCGTTTTTGCAGCACCCTTAAACATTGTG AAACAAATCATTCGAACAAAGAGCGTTGAGTTCATGCCGTTCACCTTGTCATTTTTCCTTACGTTGAGCGCTGTCATATGGTTTGCCTATGGCCTTTTCATCAAGGACATGTGTGTTGCT CTTCCGAACATCTTGGGCTTCGTCTTGGGGTTACTTCAGATGCTGCTGTATGGAATCTACAGAAATGCAGAGAAAAAGAAGATACCAGCTGAAAACTTGAAGAGCATTGTCATACTAGGCACATTAGGGGCTTCTGAAGTTTATCCAGTTGATGCTCAACCTGATGTGAGTGCAGCGGAGCATGACCGAACAGAGGAGTCTAAAGAGAATGAGAAAAGCATGGAAGCTTCCCACGATGACCTCCAATCAAGTGAATGTGCAGTTTGA